From the Dunckerocampus dactyliophorus isolate RoL2022-P2 chromosome 12, RoL_Ddac_1.1, whole genome shotgun sequence genome, one window contains:
- the LOC129191526 gene encoding flotillin-2 isoform X2 encodes MTLQPRCEDVETAEGVAITVTGVAQVKVMTEQDLLALACEQFLGKSVMEIKAVVLQTLEGHLRSILGTLTVEQIYQDRDQFAKLVREVAAPDVGRMGIEILSFTIKDVYDKLDYLSSLGKTQTAAVQRDADIGVAEAERDAGIREAECKKEMMDVKFQADTKMADSKRELELQKASFNQEVNTKKAEAQLAYELQAAKEQQKIRLEEIQIEVVQRKKQITIEEKEIERTDKELIATIKRPAEAEAFKMKQLAEGHKKKRVLIAQAEAEKIKKIGEAEATSIEAVGKAEAEKMRLKAEAYQQYGEAAKTALVLEALPKIASKVAAPLAKTNEIVILSGEGGRVTGEVNRLLAELPVSVNALTGVDLSKIPLLQKMAKSSA; translated from the exons ATGACCTTGCAGCCTCGCTGTGAGGACGTGGAGACAGCAGAGGGCGTGGCCATCACCGTCACGGGCGTGGCTCAG GTGAAGGTCATGACCGAGCAGGACCTGCTGGCGCTGGCGTGCGAGCAGTTCCTGGGCAAGTCGGTGATGGAGATCAAAGCTGTGGTTCTGCAGACCTTGGAAGGACACCTGCGCTCCATTTTAG GAACGCTGACGGTGGAGCAGATCTACCAGGACCGAGACCAGTTTGCCAAACTGGTGCGGGAGGTGGCGGCACCCGACGTGGGTCGGATGGGCATCGAGATCCTCAGTTTCACCATCAAG GACGTCTACGACAAACTGGACTATCTAAGCTCGTTGGGAAAGACTCAAACGGCCGCCGTCCAGCGGGACGCAGACATCGGCGTGGCGGAGGCGGAGCGGGATGCCGGGATACGG GAAGCCGAATGTAAGAAGGAGATGATGGATGTCAAATTCCAGGCCGACACCAAAATGGCCGACTCCAAGCGAGAACTGGAGCTGCAGAAAGCATCATTCAACCAGGAAGTGAACACCAAG AAAGCTGAGGCCCAGCTGGCCTACGAGTTGCAGGCAGCCAAGGAGCAGCAGAAGATCCGCCTGGAGGAGATCCAGATTGAGGTGGTGcagaggaagaagcagatcacCATCGAGGAGAAGGAGATCGAGCGCACTGACAAGGAGCTCATCGCCACCATCAAGCGGCCCGCCGAGGCTGAGGCCTTCAAGATGAAGCAGCTGGCCGAAGGACACAA GAAGAAGCGAGTGCTCATCGCCCAGGCCGAGGCGGAAAAGATCAAGAAGATTGGTGAGGCCGAGGCGACCTCCATCGAAGCCGTGGGCAAGGCCGAGGCCGAGAAGATGAGACTGAAAGCCGAGGCCTACCAGCAGTACGGCGAGGCCGCCAAGACCGCCCTGGTCCTCGAGGCCCTGCCCAAG ATTGCTTCTAAGGTAGCGGCACCCTTGGCCAAGACCAATGAGATCGTGATCCTCAGTGGGGAGGGCGGACGAGTGACGGGCGAGGTCAATCGCCTGTTGGCTGAACTTCCCGTGTCTGTAAATGCTCTAACCGGTGTGGACTTGTCAAAG ATTCCACTGTTACAGAAGATGGCGAAGTCTTCGGCCTGA
- the LOC129191526 gene encoding flotillin-2 isoform X1, producing MGNCLTVGPNEALVVSGGCCGSDVKSYVVGGWSWAWWLLSDTQRITLEIMTLQPRCEDVETAEGVAITVTGVAQVKVMTEQDLLALACEQFLGKSVMEIKAVVLQTLEGHLRSILGTLTVEQIYQDRDQFAKLVREVAAPDVGRMGIEILSFTIKDVYDKLDYLSSLGKTQTAAVQRDADIGVAEAERDAGIREAECKKEMMDVKFQADTKMADSKRELELQKASFNQEVNTKKAEAQLAYELQAAKEQQKIRLEEIQIEVVQRKKQITIEEKEIERTDKELIATIKRPAEAEAFKMKQLAEGHKKKRVLIAQAEAEKIKKIGEAEATSIEAVGKAEAEKMRLKAEAYQQYGEAAKTALVLEALPKIASKVAAPLAKTNEIVILSGEGGRVTGEVNRLLAELPVSVNALTGVDLSKIPLLQKMAKSSA from the exons ATGGGCAACTGTCTGACGGTTGGTCCAAACGAAGCGTTGGTGGTGTCTG GCGGCTGTTGTGGCTCTGATGTGAAGTCGTATGTGGTGGGGGGGTGGTCTTGGGCTTGGTGGCTCCTGTCGGACACCCAAAG GATCACTCTGGAGATCATGACCTTGCAGCCTCGCTGTGAGGACGTGGAGACAGCAGAGGGCGTGGCCATCACCGTCACGGGCGTGGCTCAG GTGAAGGTCATGACCGAGCAGGACCTGCTGGCGCTGGCGTGCGAGCAGTTCCTGGGCAAGTCGGTGATGGAGATCAAAGCTGTGGTTCTGCAGACCTTGGAAGGACACCTGCGCTCCATTTTAG GAACGCTGACGGTGGAGCAGATCTACCAGGACCGAGACCAGTTTGCCAAACTGGTGCGGGAGGTGGCGGCACCCGACGTGGGTCGGATGGGCATCGAGATCCTCAGTTTCACCATCAAG GACGTCTACGACAAACTGGACTATCTAAGCTCGTTGGGAAAGACTCAAACGGCCGCCGTCCAGCGGGACGCAGACATCGGCGTGGCGGAGGCGGAGCGGGATGCCGGGATACGG GAAGCCGAATGTAAGAAGGAGATGATGGATGTCAAATTCCAGGCCGACACCAAAATGGCCGACTCCAAGCGAGAACTGGAGCTGCAGAAAGCATCATTCAACCAGGAAGTGAACACCAAG AAAGCTGAGGCCCAGCTGGCCTACGAGTTGCAGGCAGCCAAGGAGCAGCAGAAGATCCGCCTGGAGGAGATCCAGATTGAGGTGGTGcagaggaagaagcagatcacCATCGAGGAGAAGGAGATCGAGCGCACTGACAAGGAGCTCATCGCCACCATCAAGCGGCCCGCCGAGGCTGAGGCCTTCAAGATGAAGCAGCTGGCCGAAGGACACAA GAAGAAGCGAGTGCTCATCGCCCAGGCCGAGGCGGAAAAGATCAAGAAGATTGGTGAGGCCGAGGCGACCTCCATCGAAGCCGTGGGCAAGGCCGAGGCCGAGAAGATGAGACTGAAAGCCGAGGCCTACCAGCAGTACGGCGAGGCCGCCAAGACCGCCCTGGTCCTCGAGGCCCTGCCCAAG ATTGCTTCTAAGGTAGCGGCACCCTTGGCCAAGACCAATGAGATCGTGATCCTCAGTGGGGAGGGCGGACGAGTGACGGGCGAGGTCAATCGCCTGTTGGCTGAACTTCCCGTGTCTGTAAATGCTCTAACCGGTGTGGACTTGTCAAAG ATTCCACTGTTACAGAAGATGGCGAAGTCTTCGGCCTGA
- the polr2d gene encoding DNA-directed RNA polymerase II subunit RPB4 gives MAATGSAPHAGDVEEDASQLLFPKEFENSETLLNSEVHMLLEHRKQQNESVEDEQELSEVFMKTLNYTVRFSRFKNRETITAVRSLLLQKKLHKFELASLANLCPEAAEEAKALIPSLEGRFEDEELQQILDDIQTKRSFQY, from the exons ATGGCGGCCACGGGCTCCGCGCCTCATGCCGGCGATGTGGAAGAAGACGCATCTCAGCTGCTCTTTCCTAAAG AGTTTGAGAATTCGGAGACGCTGCTCAATTCGGAGGTGCACATGTTGCTGGAGCATCGCAAGCAGCAGAACGAGAGCGTCGAGGACGAGCAGGAACTCTCAGAGGTTTTCATGAAGACCCTAAACTACACGGTCCGCTTCAGCCGCTTCAAGAATAGAGAGACCATCACCGCCGTGCGGAG CCTCCTCCTGCAGAAGAAGTTGCACAAGTTTGAGCTGGCTAGCCTGGCGAACCTGTGTCCCGAGGCTGCGGAGGAAGCCAAGGCCCTCATCCCCAG ctTGGAGGGCCGCTTTGAGGATGAGGAACTACAACAAATCCTGGATGACATTCAAACCAAGAGAAGCTTCCAGTACTGA